A window of Calliopsis andreniformis isolate RMS-2024a chromosome 3, iyCalAndr_principal, whole genome shotgun sequence contains these coding sequences:
- the Trap1 gene encoding TNF receptor associated protein 1 gives MATALRLRLAVKLGRTLSRPLSRNFEKEFLERQCRQLSGIRGNPIRCFSSQTETQTTQYHSIIKDTEKATGESVKHEFQSETQMLLQIVAKSLYSDKEVFVRELISNASDALEKLRCIRLTDNEAAEIVGDRNFEIHIATDKQNRILTIQDTGVGMTREELISNLGTIARSGSKAFLEKLKDQQDAGDTSQIIGQFGVGFYSAFMVADKVEVFTKSYAKDAEGLHWSSDGSGTFEISNAEGVQPGTKIVIHLKVDSREFSDEDTINRIVKKYSNFIGSPIYINGKRANTIQPLWMLDQKDITPLQHAEFYRFIGNSFDSPRFILHYTTDVPLSIRALLYFPEEKPGLFDLTRDTSSGVSLYSRKILIKSKAENILPKWLRFVKGVVDSEDIPLNLSRELLQNSTLIGKLRNVLTTRVLKFLNERSQKQPEDYNKFYKDYGLFLKEGIVTSYEQNEKEEIGKLLRFESSATPAGEMISLTDYCKRLPENQKHIYYLSAPSRVLAEQSPYYESLKKRNVEVLFCYEPYDELVLMHLRQYKSHSLTSVEKEMHEDTDANKAENIGGINQDEINSLMNYMRNVLRKKAYDIKMTNRLESHPCVVTVKDMASARHFVRTQTHQLDEDARYSILQPRFEINPNHPIIKKLCQLIKTDTKLANLLIEQLFTSCMVGAGLIEDPRILLTPMNELLTLALEKH, from the exons ATGGCTACCGCTTTGAGATTGAGGCTCGCTGTTAAACTAGGAAGAACTCTTTCAAGACCGCTGAGTCGGAACTTTGAGAAGGAGTTTCTGGAAAGACAATGTCGACAGCTTTCGG GCATAAGAGGAAATCCAATAAGATGCTTCTCTTCTCAGACTGAAACTCAGACCACACAGTACCACAGTATTATAAAAGATACAGAGAAAGCTACAG GTGAAAGCGTCAAACATGAATTTCAATCAGAAACCCAAATGCTCTTGCAAATTGTTGCGAAATCTTTATATTCTGATAAAGAG GTATTCGTTCGTGAACTGATATCTAATGCTAGCGATGCCCTTGAAAAGCTGAGGTGCATTCGGTTGACCGATAATGAAGCTGCTGAAATTGTTGGCGACAGAAATTTTGAGATACATATTGCTACTGATAAGCAAAACAGGATTCTCACAATTCAGGACACGGGAGTTGGTATGACTCGTGAGGAACTGATATCCAATTTGGGAACTATAGCTAGATCAGGTTCAAAA GCCTTTCTAGAAAAACTGAAGGATCAACAAGATGCTGGAGACACATCTCAAATTATTGGACAATTTGGAGTTGGTTTCTACAGTGCTTTCATGGTTGCTGATAAAGTAGAAGTGTTTACTAAATCGTATGCAAAGGATGCAGAGGGTCTTCACTGGTCTTCTGATGG GTCTGGTACCTTTGAGATCTCAAATGCTGAAGGAGTCCAACCAGGAACAAAAATTGTTATTCACTTAAAAGTTGATTCTCGAGAATTTAGCGACGAAGATACAATTAATC GTATAGTTAAAAAGTATAGCAACTTTATCGGTAGTCCAATTTATATTAATGGTAAAAGAGCTAATACAATTCAG CCGTTGTGGATGCTGGATCAAAAAGATATTACACCACTTCAACATGCTGAATTCTATAGGTTTATCGGAAACAGTTTCGACTCTCCACGATTTATACTACATTATACGACTGATGTTCCACTTAGTATTAGAGCATTGTTATATTTCCCGGAAGAAAAACCAGGATTATTTGATTTAACTAGAGATACATCAAGCGGCGTTTCTTTGTATAGccgaaaaattttaattaaaagtaaAGCGGAAAATATTTTACCAAAATGGCTGCGTTTTGTGAAAGGAGTGGTTGACTCAGAAGATATTCCTTTGAATTTAAGCCGAGAATTATTGCAAAATAGTACCTTAATCGG GAAATTACGAAACGTTTTGACAACACGTGTGTTGAAATTTTTGAACGAACGATCTCAGAAACAGCCCGAAGATtacaataaattttacaaaGATTATGGTCTTTTTTTGAAGGAAGGCATTGTCACTAGTTACGAGCAAAACGAGAAA GAAGAAATTGGTAAACTTTTGCGATTCGAATCATCTGCGACACCAGCAGGAGAAATGATTAGTCTGACAGACTATTGCAAACGTTTGCCTGAGAATCAGAAACACATATATTACCTATCAGCTCCAAg TCGAGTTTTAGCTGAGCAATCGCCGTATTATGAATCTTTGAAAAAGCGTAATGTTGAAGTGTTGTTCTGTTATGAACCTTATGACGAATTAGTTTTAATGCACTTAAGACAATATAAGTCGCATTCGTTGACTTCCGTTGAAAAAGAGATGCATGAAGATACAGACGCGAATAAAGCTGAAAATATTG GTGGTATTAATCAAGACGAAATCAATAGTCTCATGAACTACATGAGAAATGTCCTAAGGAAAAAAGCTTATGATATTAAAATGACAAATCGTCTCGAATCACACCCATGTGTAGTTACAGTCAAAGACATGGCATCTGCAAGACATTTTGTCCGTACTCAGACTCATCAATTAGATGAAGACGCACGGTATTCTATTCTCCAGCCACGATTCGAGATAAACCCTAATCACCCTATTATTAAAAAGCTTTGCCAACTAATAAAGACGGACACCAAATTAGCGAATCTCCTTATAGAACAA CTGTTCACTAGTTGTATGGTAGGAGCTGGCTTAATTGAAGATCCACGGATATTATTAACACCTATGAACGAATTATTAACTTTAGCATTGGAAAAACATTAG